The sequence below is a genomic window from Scylla paramamosain isolate STU-SP2022 chromosome 38, ASM3559412v1, whole genome shotgun sequence.
AAATTTTTAACTCATCTACTGACCCTTGCCACGTGGTCAAACCTTCAGCTCGGTATCTGATTCCTGTGAGTGGCAGACGGTCCCTGGTTCACTGACACCCGCGCCTCTAGCCAGCCATCATGTCCATAAATTCTGCAACAAGGAGAGGAACAAGTGATGACAGTGTGACACCTTATGTGTTTCTAAAATAAAAGTGTAAGATAATTTTACTCactttcgtgtttattttttttcctctcctcttcggTTTTGCGTtaatttctctccatctttccttttctgtttatttctagttttctttccttccttttcctcctcttcggtttttttttcctgttctgttttattatttttttcacctttcttatttgttcctcctattttttttttttttctttcttcccaagTCTGCCCATATCTACCACTTActgtctgttcctcctcttcctattttcccctttccttcattattcattccctatttaatcttcctccctgtctccttcGCTCTTCCAAAACACTATTTtcatacaaagaaataaaaaatatataagatagaTGAtacaacaaaaatgtctctctctctctctctctctctctctctctctctctctctctctctctctctctctctctctctctctctctctctctcaccgtcgaaGTCCAGCGTGCCGGAGCCGTCCTCGTCCACTTCCTCAATAATTCCATCAAGTTCCTCCTCCGTCAGTCTGTTGTCTAATTCACGCAGAATCTCCCTCAGTGTATCCGTGGTGATGTACCCGTTGCctgaagacaaaaagaaagcagCATGGAAAAAGTATTCATAGAAGACAGTAAGGCAAACACTCTCTTTACTCCCATCCACTCAAACcatctttgtttttcatttctctcttttatactTCTCGCCCTCTCCTCACTCAAATCCTTTCTCGTCCTCTCCAAGTCCCCCAAACACAAGAGCTCCCTGCACCACGCACCTCCCTTGTCGTAGATGCGAAAGGCCTCACGCAGctcctccttcagcgcctcctcgtcctcttctatAAGGAATTTGGCTGCCAACTCCACGAACTCCTCAAATTCCAACTCCCCGGAgcctgaaggaggaaataatgatATAAAGATTGAGATAAATACaagtagaaatatttagggatTACAGGTAATGAAACTGTATAATTACATTGTTAAAGAATTTAAAGAATTGATGTggaagttaagagagagagagagagagagagagagagagagagagagagagagagagagagagagagagagagagagagagagagagagagaaacttcaaagaaaacagagacaaGGCAGgcacggtaaaaaaaaataaataaataaaataataataataataataataataataataataataataataataataataataataataataataataataataataataataataataataataataataataaataaataaataaataaataaatgaataaataaataaaaacactcaaaggcagAAACACCAAAGAAAACTTGAACATTTTAAGGGTAGACATTCGTAAAATTAAAGATGCATGCACTTCGTCTTACCGTCTTCATCCGTCTCCGCTATTACTTCTTGCAGATTTTTCTCTGATATCTTGACGCCCATCATTCTCAGGATCACCCCGACTGTTTCTGGAGTGATGTAGCCCTTGCCGTCTGTGTCGAAGGAatcaaaggccttcttcagcgctgcaggagagagagagagagagagagagagagagagagagagagagagagagagagagagagagagagagagagagagagagagagagagagagagagagagagagagatttagcgataacacacacacacacacacacacacacacacacacacacacacacacacactgacctccTAGTTGCTCCTCATCCAGTGAATCCtgcaaaaaaatgaatgaaaataagaagtgCATTTGTCTTtagtagttttcttttattatctcctcctcttcctcaccatatattaaaatttctctctctctttcgctttaTTAGAATATATTAACTGacttcacttttcttcatttctgtcttctttttgtttctcctcctccatcctccttttcctactgcATATTTGTTCAATAAGTACTTTATCAGGCAGTAAGCACCCGCTTTTAAATCCGCAccatcttcctatctcttcttcttcctcctcttactgttttcctcctcctcctcctcttccttctcttctacatgAATAATTCCTAAACGCCAATTTCTTAATCACTGTCATTCTTCaatcttatttctccttctaaCTCTTACTCgtcaccctccttctcctcctcctcctcctctttcttcttctctcccataTACCTCATTCCTTAACGTTTGTTTCTTAATTATCGTCATCCTTGTTTTCGTCctatcctcttcatcctcctcctcctcctcctcctcctcctcctcctcctcctcctcctcttccctttaactTCTTCTCGCCCACATAACTTTTAAACAACCATCTCCTAACCATTATCATCGTatccctctcttcatcccttccttccttcctttttttccttcctcatcctcctcctcctcctcctctcccgtcccTCACGCAAGCTCAGTTCTAACACTCGACACTGACCTATTATTTGCTATCCTCTTTCAACATGTAAATTGCTTATACTCTTTGCATGAACCAAAGGGGAGGGGACAGTGGGAAAAATGTGAGTGGTAACTGCCTGCCATGGGACTCATATTTGGTAACattgcgccgcatctccactacttccaaaaggctctacttgaagggACACGAGTTTTGAAGCGTTTACACGATTTATATGATTAACAAGTACTACATGGTTAGCAGGAGAAATACACTTGatgtttgtaattattattattattattattattattatcattattattattattattacttataattactactactactactactactacaacaacggCGTGGGTGGATGAACACGTGACAGGTGAGCTAATGAGGTTACGCACACCAATCCGCAGCAGTCTCCATTAATTAATTGTCAGGGACGCTATCAATTACTGCCTCTTTGCTTGCTTACTTaactacttacacacacacacacacacacacacacacacacacacacacacacaggaaaaaaataaagaaaaaacttaCCATTGAGATACGCACACAAGATGAAAattagtcgtgtgtgtgtgtgtgtgtgtgtgtgtgtgtgtgtgtgtgtgtgtgtgtgtgtgtgtgtgtgtgtgtgtgtgtgtgtgacttaacTCAGATTAAACCTTATAGAGGACTGCGCGTGTGGGTCAGGgtatgcgtgtgtgcgcgcgcgtttaAGTTCCTattgatgtctgtgtgtgtgtgaatgtaccAGGAGCGTGGGGATCTCTGCCGGCCtcagcttcccttcccttgcttttATCGTGGCATTGTTTGCACTATTTTTAAGGCGACTCCCGAAATGAGACGCATTCTAAGCACTCCTTCGACACGCACCGCGaccatactcacacacacacacacacacacacacacacacacacacacacacacacacacacacagacagttgAACGCATTCTTCACCACAGTAGGAAAGAAGTAGTTtgctatcagtagtagtagtagtagtagtagtagtagtagtagtagtagtagtagtagtagtaatagtagtaatagtaacgtATCCTTAAGCGCTTTGCACTTTCACATTGTGTTCAATAACCACAAtcaggttcttttccttttaatgaTGCCTAACTGATGTCAAACTGTCACTGAAATAACGCAaactctcttgaaaaccctaaaaACTTCAGGACTTCTTAAAAAGTAGCCAAGAAGAGGCTGGAAAGCTGATcttcccaataacttccactaaagcttGTTAAACGTAATCGAGGAAAGATGAAGCGCTGACACTCCAATAACTTTTACTGGAACCTTTTAAAAGTTGTTGAGAAAAGCGAAAAGTCACTGAGAAAACGGTGCAAATTCTATAATAGTAATAGGGTCACCTTAATTCTGCTGACGAAGAGAGATGacaagggatggaggagagataCAAAGGTATGTAGAGAGTCAcggaggaaagaacagacacgTAATTTGATCATCGTTAGGTCTTACGCTGTTATAAAAAGAGGAATGgttgaaataaaatatatatagctGTTTGCGGGTTATTATTCtgcgcaaccaccaccaccatcaccaccaagaggggaaaggtgagagaaTAAATAGAAGATACTGTACAGGTGAGTGAAGAAACCCACTTTCAACAGGTATTTTTTAATTACAAGTTAAAGCACGTGTGATAGAGAaaacaggtaggtatgtttcttagagggactgccacgtgtaggcctaacgACTTCTTACAGCatcaattattttcttatgtatttatgAAAAACAGTATCTGTAGCTATGAAAACCGGTGaatgtctttctctccctttgtgtgtgtgtgcatgtgtgtgtgtgtgtgtgtgtgtgtgtgtgtgtgtgtgtgtgtgtgtgtgtgtgtgtgtgtgtgtgtgtgtgtgtgtgtgtgtgtgtgtattattcaGAGCACACTCACGACATGCGGTATCGTTACGTAGAGACagataataaaatataacaaatgGTGTGTTTATTACAGGAGATGACAAGTTAGATAAGCACATTGAAATCTTAAAGCCTCGATGAGTTATTACGAGTTCATAATTACAGAAGCTTAGAAACTAATCtaccctatttttttcttcttcttcttcttcttcttcttctattttgaAGTTCTTAAgttccgcatttttttttttttttttttttactcattcgttgtatttctattttactttatttttccgtatctctctcttttgttttgatTCTAATGTGtgttctgtttatatttttttgtttatctgccTGTATTTGTCTATGTAAGTATGTTTTCTTTCAAGTCTATccgtctcccttcccctcctctcctcccctacacacaatctctctctctctctctctctctctctctctctctctctctctctctctctctctctctctctctctctctctctctctcttacaacccATAAGCACAGTATCTCTCCGTCGATACTagtaaataatctctctctctctctctctctctctctctctctctctctctctctctctctctctctctctctctctctctca
It includes:
- the LOC135091893 gene encoding troponin C, isotype gamma isoform X2 gives rise to the protein MDSLDEEQLGDGKGYITPETVGVILRMMGVKISEKNLQEVIAETDEDGSGELEFEEFVELAAKFLIEEDEEALKEELREAFRIYDKGGNGYITTDTLREILRELDNRLTEEELDGIIEEVDEDGSGTLDFDEFMDMMAG
- the LOC135091893 gene encoding troponin C, isotype gamma isoform X1 → MDSLDEEQLGALKKAFDSFDTDGKGYITPETVGVILRMMGVKISEKNLQEVIAETDEDGSGELEFEEFVELAAKFLIEEDEEALKEELREAFRIYDKGGNGYITTDTLREILRELDNRLTEEELDGIIEEVDEDGSGTLDFDEFMDMMAG